In one Solanum lycopersicum chromosome 11, SLM_r2.1 genomic region, the following are encoded:
- the LOC101257524 gene encoding tonoplast dicarboxylate transporter-like: protein MNGDHHETNNNDQKTPLLPIHRSQSMNSFIQSVFTLKNLFTILGPSLCIFICLFIKMENAPSTSTNMLGVLAWIFTWWLSEAVPMPVTSMSPLFLFPLFGISSSDEVAQSYMDDVIALVLGSFILALAVEHYNIHRRLALNITLLFCGDPLNPPLLLLGICGTTFFVSMWLHNCAATVMMMPVATGILQRLPSRINSGHRDQENNNSNDDLVTNFCKAVVLGVIYSASIGGMSTLTGTGVNLILIGMWKSYFPHENVISFSTWSSFAFPLALAIFLALWGILCLFYCRKGSSRALSTYLDKTHLKRELDLLGPMTFAEKMILTVFSILIMLWMTRSITEDIPGWGSLFGGRAGDGTVSVMMATLLFIIPNKKQPGEKLMDWNKCKKLPWNIILLLGAGFAIADGFRSSGLADVLSRALNFLENAPYLAIAPAVCLISGTLTEFITSNNATTTIMVPLLIEIAKTMHIHPLLLMIPGAIGSQFAFLLPTSTPSNVVGFTTGHIEIKDMIKTGLPLKIAGIVALSFLMPTLGPMVFETDKRVTNVSTNYLHMCG from the exons atgaaTGGAGATCATCATGAGACAAATAATAATGACCAAAAAACACCACTCCTTCCAATTCATAGGTCACAAAGTATGAATTCATTTATTCAATCAGTTttcacattaaaaaatttattcacaattttaggaccttcactatgtatatttatatgctTATTTATCAAAATGGAAAATGCTCCATCAACAAGCACAAATATGTTGGGAGTTCTTGCATGGATCTTTACATGGTGGTTATCGGAGGCGGTGCCGATGCCGGTAACTTCCATGTCACCGTTGTTCCTCTTCCCGTTGTTCGGAATTTCGTCGTCCGACGAGGTTGCTCAGTCATACATGGATGATGTTATTGCACTTGTACTTGGAAGCTTTATACTTGCACTTGCTGTGGAACATTATAATATCCATAGAAGATTGGCCTTGAAC ATAACACTATTATTCTGTGGGGACCCACTGAACCCACCACTCCTCCTCCTCGGTATCTGTGGCACGACGTTTTTTGTCAGCATGTGGCTGCACAACTGTGCCGCCACGGTGATGATGATGCCAGTGGCCACTGGAATTCTGCAGCGACTGCCGTCGCGCATCAATAGTGGCCACCGagatcaagaaaataacaattctaacGACGATTTGGTCACCAATTTTTGCAAAGCAGTTGTTTTAGGGGTGATCTACTCTGCGTCGATTGGTGGAATGAGTACGTTGACAGGGACAGGTGTCAACTTGATATTGATTGGAATGTGGAAGAGTTATTTTCCTCATGAAAATGTTATAAGTTTTAGCACATGGTCATCATTTGCTTTCCCTTTGGCTTTGGCTATATTTTTGGCATTGTGGGGCATTCTTTGCCTATTTTATTGTAGGAAGGGATCGAGTAGAGCACTTTCTACTTATTTGGACAAAACTCATTTGAAGAGGGAGCTTGATTTGTTAG GTCCCATGACTTTTGCTGAAAAGATGATCTTGACGGTATTTTCG ATTTTAATAATGCTGTGGATGACAAGAAGTATTACTGAAGATATTCCTGGATGGGGATCCCTCTTTGGTGGACGTGCTGGTGATGGAACTGTTAGT gtGATGATGGCAACCTTATTATTCATAATTCCAAATAAAAAGCAACCAGGGGAGAAATTAATGGATTGGAacaaatgcaaaaaattaccaTGGAATATAATTCTTCTTTTAGGGGCAGGTTTTGCAATAGCTGATGGATTTAGGTCAAGTGGTCTAGCTGATGTACTCTCAAGAGCCCTAAATTTCTTGGAAAATGCGCCCTACTTAGCCATCGCGCCAGCTGTATGTTTAATAAGTGGGACCCTAACCGAGTTCATCACATCTAATAATGCAACCACAACCATTATGGTCCCATTGCTCATTGAGATCGCGAAGACTATGCACATCCATCCCCTCCTACTCATGATCCCGGGGGCTATTGGTTCACAGTTTGCTTTCTTGCTTCCCACCTCTACGCCCTCGAATGTTGTAGGGTTTACTACTGGACATATTGAGATCAAGGACATGATTAAAACTGGACTTCCATTGAAAATTGCTGGGATTGTTGCTCTATCCTTCTTGATGCCTACCCTTG gACCTATGGTGTTTGAAACGGATAAACGTGTGACTAATGTATCAACAAACTATTTGCATATGTGTGGCTAG
- the LOC138339676 gene encoding cysteine proteinase inhibitor 6-like has product MAFRSNFLLLTILVAFTFYHVFATTNDDQKLHNSSEHDDWQSISPKDLNDPKLVDIANFAINTTNLETKYAELEFQSISEGKFKVDNNGTTYDLLIVAMEFDELNVYETVVFENSKDNVRKLISFD; this is encoded by the coding sequence atggcttTTAGatcaaattttcttcttttgacgATATTAGTTGCTTTCACCTTCTATCATGTTTTTGCAACAACAAACGATGATCAAAAGTTACATAATTCATCTGAACATGATGATTGGCAATCCATATCACCAAAAGATTTAAACGATCCTAAATTAGTGGACATTGCAAATTTTGCAATAAATACAACTAATTTGGAAACAAAATACGCTGAATTGGAATTTCAGAGTATATCAGAAggaaaatttaaagttgataaTAATGGCACCACTTATGACTTGCTAATTGTCGCCATGgaatttgatgaattaaatGTTTATGAAACAGTTGTTTTTGAGAATTCTAAGGACAATGTTAGAAAACTTATTTcctttgattaa
- the LOC138339677 gene encoding uncharacterized protein yields MAFKSNSLLTLSITMIVIAFTFCHAFDVIDDRKLLNSFEVVLNTLDPSLSNDDWQLIQDPKNPKVVDIAKFAVNSENIISIDVQLRLESVLSGRFRVDNNGTTYELTIIAIDFDEESEYKTIVFENSKDIVRKLVSFTWIKRKGIHN; encoded by the coding sequence ATGGCTTTTAAATCTAATTCTCTTTTGACTCTTTCAATAACAATGATAGTAATTGCTTTCACCTTTTGTCATGCTTTTGATGTAATTGATGATCGAAAGTTACTAAATTCGTTTGAAGTTGTATTGAATACTCTAGATCCGTCTCTATCAAATGACGATTGGCAACTCATACAAGATCCAAAAAATCCAAAAGTGGTGGACATAGCAAAATTTGCAGTAAATAGTGAAAATATCATATCAATAGATGTTCAATTGAGACTTGAGAGTGTGTTGAGTGGAAGATTTCGAGTTGATAACAATGGAACCACTTATGAATTGACAATTATCGCTATAGATTTCGATGAAGAGAGTGAATATAAAACGATTGTTTTCGAAAATTCAAAGGATATTGTTAGAAAACTCGTTTCCTTTACTTGGATAAAACGTAAAGGTATACACAATTAG